From one Butyricimonas faecihominis genomic stretch:
- a CDS encoding DUF4959 domain-containing protein, translated as MMKNAILLFLIFGLFACNSDENIGFDVPVEFRKDLSFRPVPGGAVMNYYLPRNPEVAGIRVRYNDVRGMEMVLSGTYLSDSLLLLGFNEKRENVPALVTFFNDRGEESSPMEFTFDTEDSAPVSFFDNLKVNSFWGGFSMMYSSPEVVSGLVHVFYLGTNPLTQRPDTILVMTSPIVEGGDTLNFVLKQTSENNTVVVRTEDYRGYRVKQQIFEGLPALYMDTLKYGDFDFKFTGKIIEREEYALGEKYLFDGDRKGEVFYRNKNTNAKYKYATFAAGPGAFGERFIIDLRKEKVPAAVRLYAYLNYYTVWPTTSGSAPALLKELWNGAYRTRLPCKVALYGTNENPETVNLSSCVRLFRLDYNPNSWESSWAKFTDDMNYGFVDGGKIISTIEDIAATDPVCLDMRCNYTGDSYRYLIFVIEDTFNYPRWGVLREENPLEYVTFNELEVSVKAE; from the coding sequence ATGATGAAAAATGCAATATTATTGTTTTTGATATTCGGTTTATTTGCTTGTAATAGTGATGAGAATATCGGATTCGATGTACCTGTCGAATTTCGGAAAGACCTTAGCTTCCGACCAGTTCCGGGAGGTGCTGTCATGAATTATTATTTACCTCGTAATCCTGAAGTAGCTGGAATACGAGTACGGTATAATGATGTTCGAGGGATGGAGATGGTTTTATCGGGGACTTATTTGAGCGACTCACTCTTGTTACTTGGTTTTAATGAAAAACGGGAGAATGTACCGGCATTGGTTACTTTTTTTAACGATAGAGGTGAAGAGTCTAGTCCAATGGAGTTTACGTTCGACACGGAGGATTCGGCCCCAGTATCTTTTTTTGATAATTTAAAGGTGAATTCATTTTGGGGTGGTTTTTCGATGATGTATTCCTCTCCAGAGGTGGTAAGTGGTTTGGTACATGTGTTTTATCTTGGAACGAATCCCTTAACCCAACGACCCGATACGATTTTGGTGATGACTAGTCCTATTGTAGAGGGAGGTGATACGCTCAATTTTGTTTTGAAACAAACTTCTGAAAATAATACGGTTGTCGTTCGGACGGAGGATTACCGGGGGTATCGTGTCAAACAACAAATTTTTGAAGGACTACCCGCTTTGTATATGGATACTTTAAAATATGGCGATTTCGATTTCAAATTTACAGGAAAAATAATAGAACGAGAAGAATATGCACTGGGAGAGAAGTATTTGTTTGATGGGGATCGGAAAGGAGAGGTATTTTATCGTAATAAGAATACTAATGCAAAATATAAATATGCAACTTTTGCGGCTGGACCAGGTGCATTTGGGGAACGTTTCATTATAGATTTACGTAAGGAAAAAGTTCCGGCTGCGGTACGGCTGTATGCTTACTTGAATTATTATACTGTTTGGCCAACAACATCTGGAAGTGCTCCTGCATTATTGAAGGAACTTTGGAATGGTGCTTATCGTACAAGACTTCCTTGTAAAGTTGCTCTTTACGGCACTAATGAAAATCCGGAAACGGTAAATTTGAGTTCTTGTGTGCGGCTCTTTCGGCTTGACTATAATCCTAACTCTTGGGAATCTTCTTGGGCAAAATTTACGGATGACATGAATTATGGTTTTGTGGATGGGGGTAAAATTATTTCAACTATTGAGGATATTGCTGCTACAGATCCAGTGTGTTTGGATATGCGTTGCAATTACACAGGAGATAGTTATCGATACTTGATTTTTGTGATCGAGGACACATTCAATTATCCTCGGTGGGGTGTTTTAAGGGAAGAAAATCCTTTGGAATACGTGACCTTTAATGAATTGGAAGTAAGTGTGAAGGCTGAATAG
- a CDS encoding transglycosylase domain-containing protein, with the protein MFKRYWKDFAIFWGLFIVFVAGVFFFFYLVSAGKLGFMPTFEELENPKNKFATEIYSEDGKILGKYFEGSENRRYMDYKDIPQSVIDALIATEDVRFYDHSGIDVRGLFRVAQGMLTGNSSAGGGSTITQQLAKMLFPREANQNFMELAVRKFREWVIAVKLEKSYTKEEIITMYLNKFDFLNLAVGINSAANIYFSTTPDSLKVEQAAMLVGMAKNPSLFNPVRREEKTLGRRNVVLGQMLKYDKISRAEFDSLKVLPLGLDFHKEDHKEGIATYFREYLRLYMTASKPDKRNYSKWSKDQYAVDSLAWETNPLYGWCNKNLKSDGSHYNIYTDGLKIYTTLDSRMQKYAEEAVTEHLGGTLQPAFMAERSRKAHPPFSNDLTVSEINDILNTSIRRTERYRSMNKAGKSFQEIKKSFDKAIPMSVFTWKGVRDTVMSPLDSLKHYKSFFRAGFMAMEPSSGRIKAYVGGPDYRYFQYDMVSTGKRQIGSTIKPILYTLAMQEGLGPCDQVLNVQQTFVLPDGTTWTPRNSTDKREGEMVTLKWGLANSVNNISGWVLKQFTPEAVVQMAHRMGITSFIDPVPAIFLGSSEVSVKEMVGAFSIYANKGVYNAPMMVTKIEDKYGNVLANFYPESREVITENTAFLMANLLQGVVDEGTGRRLRFRYGFKNQIGGKTGTTQNHSDGWFIGITPDLAGGVWVGAEDRSIHFQNLANGQGASMALPIWALFMQKVYADKSLAVPQSDFQKPNGVNHVLDCGDADREGMTDYDSSDEIFD; encoded by the coding sequence ATGTTTAAAAGATATTGGAAAGACTTTGCCATTTTCTGGGGGCTATTTATTGTTTTTGTTGCGGGTGTGTTTTTCTTTTTCTACCTAGTTTCGGCGGGTAAATTAGGTTTTATGCCCACGTTCGAGGAGTTGGAGAACCCCAAGAATAAATTTGCCACGGAGATTTATTCCGAGGACGGGAAGATTTTAGGGAAGTATTTCGAGGGGAGTGAGAACCGTCGGTACATGGATTATAAGGATATTCCTCAGAGTGTTATTGATGCTTTGATTGCCACGGAGGATGTGCGTTTCTATGATCATAGTGGTATTGATGTGCGGGGATTGTTCCGGGTAGCACAGGGGATGTTGACCGGGAATTCTTCTGCCGGAGGTGGTAGTACGATCACGCAACAGTTGGCAAAGATGTTGTTTCCTCGGGAGGCGAATCAGAATTTCATGGAGTTAGCCGTGCGTAAATTCCGGGAGTGGGTGATTGCGGTGAAATTGGAGAAGAGCTATACGAAGGAAGAGATTATCACGATGTATCTCAATAAGTTTGACTTTTTGAACTTGGCCGTTGGTATTAACTCTGCCGCAAACATATATTTTTCGACAACACCCGATTCTTTGAAGGTGGAACAAGCCGCCATGTTGGTGGGAATGGCTAAAAATCCTTCACTTTTTAACCCGGTACGCAGAGAAGAGAAGACGTTGGGACGCCGGAATGTGGTGTTGGGACAGATGTTGAAATATGACAAGATTTCACGGGCTGAATTTGATTCTTTGAAGGTTCTGCCTTTGGGGTTGGACTTTCACAAGGAGGATCATAAAGAGGGTATTGCGACGTATTTCCGGGAATATTTGCGGTTATACATGACAGCATCCAAACCGGATAAAAGAAATTACAGCAAGTGGAGTAAAGACCAGTATGCGGTAGATTCTTTGGCTTGGGAGACGAATCCGCTTTACGGGTGGTGCAACAAGAATTTGAAATCAGACGGTTCGCATTATAATATTTACACGGACGGGCTAAAGATTTATACAACATTGGATTCCCGGATGCAGAAATATGCGGAGGAGGCCGTGACGGAACATCTGGGAGGAACGTTGCAGCCGGCATTTATGGCCGAGAGAAGTAGAAAAGCTCATCCGCCTTTTTCGAATGATTTGACGGTTTCCGAGATCAATGATATTTTGAATACTTCTATCCGTCGTACCGAGCGCTATCGGTCAATGAATAAGGCGGGTAAGAGTTTCCAAGAGATAAAGAAATCCTTTGATAAAGCGATTCCGATGTCTGTTTTCACGTGGAAAGGTGTACGGGATACCGTGATGAGTCCGTTGGATTCATTGAAACATTACAAGTCATTCTTCCGGGCCGGATTCATGGCGATGGAACCTTCTTCGGGCCGAATCAAGGCGTACGTGGGAGGACCGGATTATCGTTATTTCCAGTATGATATGGTAAGTACCGGAAAAAGACAGATCGGTTCAACGATCAAGCCGATTCTTTACACGTTGGCGATGCAGGAGGGGTTGGGACCTTGTGATCAAGTGTTGAACGTGCAACAGACGTTTGTCTTGCCGGACGGGACGACTTGGACGCCTCGTAATTCCACGGATAAGCGGGAAGGTGAGATGGTGACTTTGAAATGGGGATTGGCAAATTCGGTGAATAATATTTCCGGTTGGGTATTGAAACAATTTACCCCGGAGGCCGTCGTGCAAATGGCTCACCGGATGGGAATCACGAGTTTTATAGACCCGGTTCCCGCAATTTTCTTGGGCTCTTCCGAGGTTTCCGTGAAAGAGATGGTCGGGGCATTCTCGATATATGCGAATAAAGGGGTATATAATGCACCGATGATGGTGACTAAAATTGAGGATAAGTATGGTAACGTGCTGGCGAATTTCTACCCGGAATCCAGAGAGGTGATTACTGAAAATACGGCATTCCTGATGGCGAATTTGTTGCAGGGGGTTGTGGATGAAGGAACGGGTCGTCGTTTGCGTTTTCGGTATGGTTTTAAGAACCAGATCGGGGGAAAGACTGGAACGACGCAGAATCACTCTGATGGTTGGTTTATCGGAATTACACCTGATCTTGCCGGAGGGGTTTGGGTAGGTGCGGAAGATCGTTCTATCCATTTCCAGAATTTGGCGAATGGACAGGGAGCCAGTATGGCACTTCCGATTTGGGCTTTGTTTATGCAGAAAGTATATGCGGATAAATCTCTTGCCGTACCGCAAAGTGATTTCCAGAAACCGAACGGGGTAAATCATGTGCTTGATTGTGGGGATGCGGATCGAGAGGGAATGACGGATTACGATTCTTCAGATGAAATCTTTGATTAA
- a CDS encoding TlpA disulfide reductase family protein, with product MKIIVLLINVVIIFSVTCKAQEGYQISGKISGVPDGKVLLINGEKGKSDTLGITQIKNGVFVFTGKVNGPVAVYITLSDGNGMIPLILENTNFMINVNDNGALIQGGRQQELLTHYTRISQSFVSEQAKIVAEAQQPGANIQALQNQVNKAYEMSVNATLNLIKANPDEYATVYVIALGILKETEEELRLKYELLGEGARATIPGKQIAAALDQYAKLVEGKVAPNFTVEKPDGSLFSLYDIPAKLKLVYFWLSTDPSCRQDNIELVKLYSQYRPQGLEIISISLDDDRVKWKNTIGLDGMVWINGLDLRGFDSLVARLYMVNDLPTIFLIDAENRIVAKGLRGNDLRKKIAELLKKNKKK from the coding sequence ATGAAAATAATTGTATTGCTGATTAATGTAGTGATAATCTTCTCGGTCACTTGTAAAGCTCAAGAAGGCTATCAAATTAGTGGTAAAATCAGTGGTGTACCGGATGGTAAGGTATTGTTGATAAATGGTGAAAAGGGTAAATCGGATACATTAGGAATAACTCAAATTAAGAATGGAGTATTTGTTTTTACGGGAAAAGTAAACGGTCCCGTGGCGGTTTATATTACACTGTCTGATGGGAATGGGATGATTCCCTTGATTCTTGAAAACACGAATTTTATGATTAACGTAAATGATAATGGGGCGTTGATCCAAGGTGGGCGACAGCAAGAATTGTTGACTCATTACACTCGAATTAGCCAATCTTTTGTCTCAGAACAGGCTAAGATTGTGGCAGAAGCTCAACAACCAGGAGCAAACATTCAAGCTTTGCAAAATCAGGTGAATAAAGCCTACGAAATGTCGGTGAATGCCACGCTGAATTTGATCAAGGCGAATCCTGACGAATATGCCACTGTATATGTGATTGCTTTGGGTATCCTCAAGGAAACAGAAGAGGAATTACGTTTAAAGTATGAACTTTTGGGAGAAGGAGCTCGCGCTACGATTCCAGGTAAACAGATCGCTGCAGCCTTAGATCAGTATGCAAAATTGGTTGAGGGAAAAGTTGCCCCGAATTTCACGGTAGAAAAGCCTGATGGTAGTTTGTTCTCGTTGTATGATATCCCCGCCAAGTTGAAATTAGTGTACTTCTGGCTTTCAACAGATCCTTCTTGCCGGCAAGATAATATTGAGTTAGTGAAACTTTATTCGCAATATCGTCCACAAGGTTTAGAGATTATCAGTATTTCACTTGACGATGACCGGGTTAAATGGAAGAATACTATAGGTTTGGATGGTATGGTATGGATAAACGGTTTAGATTTAAGAGGTTTTGATTCTCTTGTTGCCCGTCTCTATATGGTGAATGATCTTCCTACAATTTTTCTAATTGATGCGGAGAACCGTATTGTTGCCAAAGGACTTCGGGGTAATGATCTCCGTAAGAAGATAGCGGAATTATTAAAAAAAAATAAGAAAAAATAA
- a CDS encoding RNA polymerase sigma-70 factor: MDISEDKFIQQINAKEVGAFRILFEHFYNYLVLYAMKRVRQREVAEDVVQEVFVAIWESSKEYNSFHGFRAFLYDAVQNRCLDYLKHKAVENRYLAYQLANHDDEREREYNLMREEIYRELYLAVRELPDRCREVFELHLKGKKNEEIAELLSLSIETVKTHKKNAVRFLKERMGNLFVLLVMFRVL; this comes from the coding sequence ATGGATATTTCAGAAGATAAATTTATTCAGCAAATTAATGCCAAGGAAGTAGGAGCGTTTCGGATTTTGTTCGAACACTTCTATAATTATCTTGTGCTGTATGCCATGAAACGTGTCCGTCAGCGGGAAGTAGCTGAGGATGTGGTGCAAGAAGTTTTCGTGGCGATCTGGGAAAGTTCGAAGGAATATAATTCTTTTCATGGATTCAGGGCATTTCTGTATGATGCGGTTCAGAATAGGTGTCTGGATTATTTAAAGCACAAAGCGGTAGAAAATCGGTATCTTGCTTACCAGCTTGCCAATCATGATGATGAGAGGGAACGGGAATATAATTTGATGCGAGAGGAGATTTACCGGGAGTTGTATTTGGCTGTTCGTGAATTGCCTGATCGTTGTCGGGAAGTATTTGAATTGCATCTAAAAGGTAAAAAAAATGAGGAGATTGCCGAATTATTGTCCCTTTCCATAGAAACGGTTAAAACCCATAAAAAGAATGCTGTTCGTTTCTTGAAAGAGCGGATGGGGAATTTATTTGTCCTATTAGTTATGTTCCGGGTGCTTTGA
- the radA gene encoding DNA repair protein RadA, with product MAKTKTVYVCQNCGAKESKWVGKCSTCGEWNSFVEEVEVSTKGNRVASIVGASSSRPLKLSEVKANADERMDTGDGELNRVLGGGIVPGSMILLGGEPGIGKSTLVLQFALHNRCGKVLYVSGEESVSQIKMRAQRLGAENDDCLFLSGNSLETVLEHSRALEPKLLIIDSIQTLATESVDAIPGSLSQIRECTNVLLRYSKENTITTILIGHITKDGQLAGPKILEHMVDTVLQFEGDQQHMYRILRSMKNRFGSTSEIGIYEMLQSGLRQVANPSELLLSNHDQDLSGVAVSATMEGVRTILLEVQALVSTAAYGTPQRSATGFDTRRLNMLLAVLEKRVGFRLAAKDVFLNIAGGIRVSDPALDLGVVMAVLSSNIDAPIPTNTVFAGEVGLSGEIRAVSRIEQRILEAEKLGFQQIFVPAGNKKALTKVPAHIKVRFVSRVRDICRELFS from the coding sequence ATGGCTAAAACAAAAACCGTGTACGTTTGTCAGAATTGTGGGGCAAAGGAATCCAAGTGGGTTGGGAAATGCTCTACTTGCGGGGAGTGGAATAGTTTTGTGGAAGAGGTGGAAGTTTCTACCAAAGGAAACCGGGTGGCTTCTATCGTGGGGGCGAGTTCTTCACGGCCTTTGAAGTTGTCGGAGGTGAAGGCGAATGCGGATGAGCGTATGGATACCGGAGATGGAGAACTGAACCGGGTGTTGGGAGGTGGAATCGTACCGGGTTCTATGATTCTACTGGGAGGAGAACCGGGTATCGGTAAATCGACGTTGGTACTGCAATTTGCCTTACATAATCGATGTGGGAAAGTTCTGTATGTCTCCGGGGAGGAGAGCGTGTCGCAGATCAAGATGCGGGCGCAACGATTGGGGGCGGAGAATGACGATTGCCTGTTCCTTTCGGGGAACTCGTTGGAAACGGTATTGGAACATTCCCGTGCGCTTGAACCGAAATTATTGATTATTGACTCTATACAAACGCTGGCAACAGAGAGTGTGGATGCCATTCCGGGGAGTTTATCGCAAATCCGGGAATGTACTAACGTGTTGCTGCGTTACTCGAAAGAAAATACGATTACGACTATTTTGATCGGGCATATCACGAAAGACGGTCAGTTGGCCGGTCCGAAGATTCTGGAACATATGGTGGATACTGTCCTGCAATTTGAGGGTGATCAGCAACATATGTACCGTATTTTGCGCTCTATGAAGAACCGTTTTGGTTCGACTTCCGAAATCGGAATCTACGAGATGTTACAATCCGGTTTGCGACAGGTGGCCAATCCTTCCGAGCTGTTGCTATCCAATCATGACCAAGATTTGAGTGGAGTCGCTGTTTCTGCCACCATGGAAGGCGTTAGAACGATTTTATTGGAAGTGCAGGCTTTGGTTAGCACGGCAGCTTACGGGACGCCCCAGCGGTCTGCAACGGGCTTTGATACGCGACGATTGAATATGTTGCTTGCCGTGTTGGAAAAACGGGTGGGTTTCCGGTTGGCAGCGAAGGATGTGTTCTTGAATATTGCCGGAGGAATACGGGTGAGTGACCCGGCTTTGGATTTAGGGGTCGTGATGGCGGTTCTTTCTTCAAATATAGATGCTCCGATACCCACGAATACCGTATTTGCCGGAGAAGTTGGCTTGTCGGGAGAGATTCGTGCCGTGAGTCGTATAGAACAACGAATACTGGAGGCTGAAAAACTCGGATTCCAACAAATATTTGTTCCGGCGGGAAATAAGAAAGCGCTGACAAAAGTTCCCGCACATATAAAAGTGAGATTTGTTTCCCGGGTGAGAGATATTTGTCGGGAGTTATTTAGCTAA
- a CDS encoding AAA family ATPase yields the protein METPFVFGKIATDQNFTDRRVETERLLQNFRSLTNTIIISPRRWGKSSLVTHAAKQLLASEGDVKLCMIDLFNVREEEEFYTLLAKKVLTSVSSKWEEIAMNAKNFLARLIPRISFTADVESELSFGIGLEELKRNPDDILDLAEVLAVSKNIRLIICIDEFQNVANFGDSLAFQKKLRAHWQRHAHVAYCLFGSKRHMLMDVFANVSMPFYKFGDLMFLQKIETEEWVPFIRQKFQTTNKVIERDEIQLLVGLVDKHPYYVQQLAQQVWLRTEKLVVPSVVKEAYNGLIDQLSLLFLNSMETFSNAQLGFLKALIAGEKQLSSKQTLQAYRIGTSGNVVRIKQALMEREVIDVRGNEITFQDPLFEAWLKRDWFK from the coding sequence ATGGAAACGCCTTTTGTTTTTGGGAAAATAGCTACGGATCAGAATTTCACGGATCGGCGAGTGGAAACAGAACGTTTGTTGCAGAATTTCAGAAGTCTGACAAATACGATTATTATTTCTCCTCGTCGTTGGGGAAAATCATCGCTAGTAACGCATGCTGCCAAACAACTCCTAGCGTCTGAAGGAGATGTGAAATTATGCATGATTGACCTTTTTAACGTGAGGGAAGAAGAGGAGTTTTATACGTTATTGGCGAAAAAAGTTTTAACATCTGTATCTTCCAAGTGGGAAGAAATAGCGATGAATGCCAAAAACTTCCTTGCCCGCTTGATCCCCCGGATTTCTTTTACGGCTGATGTGGAAAGTGAGCTGTCTTTTGGAATTGGGTTGGAGGAATTGAAACGTAATCCGGATGATATTCTGGACTTGGCAGAGGTTTTGGCTGTATCTAAAAATATTCGTTTAATTATTTGTATTGATGAATTTCAGAACGTGGCTAATTTCGGGGATTCTTTGGCGTTTCAAAAGAAGTTGAGGGCCCATTGGCAGCGACACGCACACGTTGCTTATTGCTTGTTTGGTAGCAAGCGACACATGTTGATGGATGTTTTTGCGAATGTTTCAATGCCTTTTTATAAGTTTGGAGACTTAATGTTTCTTCAAAAAATAGAAACGGAAGAGTGGGTCCCGTTTATCCGACAAAAATTCCAAACGACTAATAAGGTTATCGAACGGGATGAAATTCAGTTATTGGTGGGATTGGTCGATAAGCACCCGTATTATGTGCAGCAATTGGCTCAACAGGTGTGGCTTAGGACAGAGAAGTTAGTCGTGCCATCTGTTGTTAAGGAAGCGTATAATGGGTTGATTGACCAGTTGAGCCTACTTTTTCTGAATAGCATGGAAACGTTTAGTAATGCCCAGCTCGGTTTTTTGAAGGCATTAATAGCGGGAGAAAAGCAATTAAGTTCAAAACAAACATTACAGGCTTATCGGATTGGTACTTCCGGAAATGTGGTTAGAATAAAGCAAGCTCTTATGGAACGGGAAGTAATTGATGTGAGAGGAAATGAAATCACATTTCAAGATCCTCTGTTCGAGGCGTGGTTGAAACGGGATTGGTTTAAGTGA
- a CDS encoding DUF4998 domain-containing protein, with the protein MKKKLYYIVWLFAVLFIVGCEDLEDTYDEYAGNGRIHYVGKCSNLEVLPGWKRLKVKWKGNLDANIDHVKVTWKAESDSESHVLFLRPKDVVENNNLVDSCYLENLANAVYTVTVSNISVDSTESIVESAYARPYTESHEDLQTFTRGIINFYPLNGRLAVILDDVNENISEMNLVYWGSDGEQHTWNIKEHMGLRLSLFGEIDFGRDYYFLIPGEGEPGIDFSKEIKIQRKGKLPNCIDEINFEDATLLKDEQVWSAGFSQLLLKQYGGVTDEIINSVETIELDYDMASFQDLLYFPNLKKVILGKNRYMIDGYTSMNVSTTDVYKGLLTLQFLKDSREGFTVERYNNHYFGNDFESVSITTMEFMGKIKPGLLSEMKNTNTLPKVVPLDTTGWEVTCTDTVYNGYKTNGAANLLIDDPKFYFEPGLTSSVKVFEVKFDMKKPMVVKGFKIVQPTQGTQTDIKYLLPSLKIEVSKDGYEWENATYENGGINIGNTPGETTFIYVPEVLQKSVQYVRLTIVNQYVNATSDGSPLFSLRLGAFIPF; encoded by the coding sequence ATGAAGAAAAAATTATATTATATTGTATGGCTATTTGCGGTACTTTTTATCGTGGGATGTGAGGATCTTGAGGATACTTACGATGAATATGCCGGTAATGGTAGAATTCATTATGTGGGAAAATGTTCGAATCTAGAAGTTCTACCGGGTTGGAAACGGCTAAAAGTGAAATGGAAAGGAAATCTGGATGCAAATATAGATCATGTCAAAGTAACTTGGAAGGCAGAATCAGATTCAGAATCGCATGTACTCTTTTTACGACCGAAGGATGTTGTCGAAAATAATAATTTAGTAGATTCTTGTTATCTGGAGAATCTCGCAAATGCAGTTTATACTGTGACTGTGAGTAATATTTCTGTTGATAGTACGGAATCTATTGTGGAATCTGCTTATGCTCGTCCATACACTGAAAGTCATGAGGATTTACAAACTTTTACTCGCGGGATTATTAATTTCTATCCGTTGAATGGTAGATTAGCCGTGATATTAGATGATGTAAATGAGAATATAAGTGAGATGAATCTTGTGTACTGGGGTAGTGATGGAGAACAGCATACTTGGAATATCAAAGAGCATATGGGATTACGGTTGTCTTTGTTTGGGGAAATTGATTTTGGGCGAGATTATTATTTCTTAATCCCGGGGGAAGGAGAGCCAGGAATTGATTTCTCGAAAGAGATAAAAATACAACGGAAAGGGAAATTACCGAATTGTATCGATGAGATTAATTTCGAAGATGCAACCTTGTTAAAAGATGAACAGGTATGGTCAGCAGGATTTTCACAGTTGTTGTTAAAACAATATGGTGGAGTGACGGATGAAATTATTAATTCAGTGGAAACAATTGAATTAGATTATGATATGGCTTCATTCCAAGATTTGTTATATTTCCCAAATTTGAAAAAAGTAATTCTTGGAAAAAATCGTTATATGATAGATGGATACACGAGCATGAATGTGAGTACTACAGACGTTTATAAAGGATTATTAACATTGCAATTTTTGAAAGATTCTCGTGAGGGTTTTACCGTGGAACGTTATAATAATCATTATTTTGGTAATGATTTTGAATCAGTTTCCATTACTACGATGGAATTTATGGGTAAGATCAAGCCAGGGTTATTGAGTGAGATGAAAAATACAAATACTTTACCGAAGGTTGTACCATTAGATACGACGGGTTGGGAGGTCACTTGTACTGATACGGTTTATAATGGTTACAAAACAAATGGGGCTGCAAATTTGCTGATTGATGACCCGAAATTTTATTTCGAACCGGGACTGACATCGAGTGTGAAAGTTTTTGAGGTGAAATTTGATATGAAAAAACCTATGGTAGTGAAAGGATTTAAAATTGTGCAGCCTACTCAAGGGACTCAAACTGATATCAAATATCTGTTACCTTCTTTGAAAATAGAGGTATCTAAGGATGGTTACGAATGGGAGAATGCTACATACGAAAATGGAGGGATAAATATTGGAAATACTCCCGGGGAAACTACATTTATATATGTGCCGGAAGTTTTGCAAAAATCTGTACAGTATGTCCGATTGACTATTGTTAATCAATATGTTAATGCGACATCAGATGGATCTCCGTTGTTTAGTTTACGTTTGGGAGCTTTTATCCCTTTCTAA